A genomic window from Silene latifolia isolate original U9 population chromosome Y, ASM4854445v1, whole genome shotgun sequence includes:
- the LOC141629020 gene encoding uncharacterized protein LOC141629020 has translation MPGNEEHKEPPKLDFSSPYYLGPHGIPNIKISNVVLRRGNYDDWKNSIKMSLKSRRKFGFVDGSIKKPTDPFLLENWEVVHCTLVQWIRNTIDSSILDTVSYVDDASVLWNELEAQFNVNDGTLIHDLKTQLHDCKQTKGMDVTTFYGKMKSLWDAIVVHEPPFACKCGKCECEIGPKAVKRLDNERLH, from the coding sequence ATGCCAGGCAACGAGGAACACAAAGAGCCACCGAAGCTCGATTTCTCTAGCCCCTATTATCTTGGTCCTCACGGCATCCCCAACATCAAAATCTCGAACGTTGTTCTTCGTCGCGGTAATTATGACGATTGGAAAAACTCTATTAAAATGTCCTTAAAATCTCGCCGGAAATTCGGTTTCGTTGATGGCTCTATAAAGAAGCCGACTGATCCCTTCCTTCTCGAAAATTGGGAAGTTGTCCATTGTACCTTGGTACAATGGATTCGTAATACGATCGATTCTTCTATTCTTGATACGGTATCCTATGTAGACGATGCCTCTGTTCTTTGGAACGAATTAGAAGCTCAATTCAATGTTAATGACGGTACGCTTATTCATGATCTCAAAACTCAGTTACATGATTGCAAACAAACAAAGGGTATGGATGTTACCACATTTTATGGAAAGATGAAATCACTTTGGGACGCCATTGTCGTCCATGAACCTCCATTCGCCTGTAAATGCGGCAAATGTGAGTGCGAAATTGGACCGAAGGCTGTTAAGCGTCTTGATAATGAGAGGCTCCATTAA